The region TCGAGCACGAACGGCCGGTCCCGGTTCGCGATGTTCTCGCCGAGCACCTTCATGAAATTCGACACCTTGGACAGCTTGTCGAAGTCGATGTACTGCGCCTCGTCCGTCGCCATGTGGTAATCCACGTGCGAGCCGGTGTGGAAGAACGCCACCGGAATTCCGAACCGCGCGTACATGTAGTGGTCGCTGCGGCAGTAGAACTGCTCGGGATGTCCCGGCGCGTCGAAGGAACGGTCGAGCTGCCAGTTGAACTCGGGCCGCGCGGCGAAGGCGTTCACGGTCGCGTCGAGCTCGGACGACCTGCGGCCGGAGCCGAGCACCTGCAGATAGTTCGGGCCGCCGTCTTCGGCGTCGGCCGCGGTGCCGCGCCCGATCATGTCCACCACGATCGCCGTGATGATCGAATCGCGCGGCACGGTGGAGTTCTTCGTGAACCAATCGGCGCCGATCAGTCCCATCTCTTCGGCCATGTGCCAGACGAAGATGAGCGAGCGCTTCGGCTTGACGGGCTGCGCGGCGAACGCTTCGGCGATCTCGAGCAGTCCCACCGAGCCCGACGCGTCATCGTCGGCGCCGTTGTAGATGGAATCGAGCCGCATCGGGCGGATCGCTCTGAGGCTGTCGAGAATGACGCGCATGCGCTGCATGCCTTCGGGGCTGACGCGCGCAGTGGCCGGGCCCGCGCCGCCCCGGCGGAACACCATGTTGTACGCGCGGAGTGAATCGTGATCGACCGCATTGCCGACGCCGACGTGATCGCTGTGCGCGCCGAACGCGACGTACTGGCCGGCCAGCGCGGGGTCGTTGCCGCGGATCTTCGCGACGACGTTGTACGTGGGAATCGGGAGAGGGATCTGGCCGAACGCGGGCTGGCCGGAGACGGCCCGGCCGACGTGACCCGGCGTCAGGCTCGCGGGATCGCCGCCGAGCAGCTTCCGCGCGGCTTCCGCGGACACGTACATGTACAGCGGCGCTTGAGGTGCCGAGCCCGCCGGCTGGGCGAGTCCGGTCTGACCTTCGCGCAACGCAGCGATCGTATTCGCTCGCAGCCCTTCGAGTCCCCCGACCGCGATTGCCGCCGCGTTGAAGAATCGGGCGGTCACCGCGCCGCGGTTCGGAGGTCCGGCGAGGCTGGGAAATCCGGGCGCCGGCATGATGACGACTACCTTCCCTGCCGCCCGCTCGCGCGAGATGAGCGACGCAGTGTCACCCCAATTGCCGCCGTAGATCGCCGTCGATCCGTCGAGCGATCGCGGCGTCGTGCCAGCGTCGCGCGGCAGGTATTCCGCCCAGAGAGTGAGCGGCTGTCCGTCGACTTTGATCTGGCGCGCTTCATCGTAGCCGCGCTGTGTGAGCGGAACGAGCTGGTAGTAGCTGCCGCCGTCGCCCGCGGGCTCGAGTCCCATTCGTGCCGCTTCGGCCGCGAGGTAGCGGGCCGTCTTGAGTCCGCCTTCGGTGGCGGCTTCCCGGCCCATCATCGAATCGTGCGCGAAGGCGTACATGCGCATCGAGAGATCGGCGGGAGTGATCGCGGCGGACGTACCGCCGGAGCCTGTGATGACGTCGCCGGTCTGCGGGAGGGGCGCGCATGCGAGCATGGCGACCGCGAGGGACAAGCCGCGAACTGCCTTCATCAGGTGGCTCCGTGCGCAGGTGGGACTTCGATCGAACGATTGTACTGCAGAGAGCCACAGGTCGGGATTGAACCGACGACCGCCCGGAGTGAACAGCCCCCCAAACTGACAAAGTACGGCGCTCTTTCTATAGTAGGCTACTCGGGCGACTTGTCCCAGTCCAGCCCCGAACACCGCGCGAAATGGGTGCGCGAAACACCCTCGAATCACCCTCTGTCCATCGCACTCAATAAAGCCCCGGAAAAGGGCCGTTTGGGTGCCAGGATCGAACCGAGTGATTTTGCCCTGGCGCATCGCCAGGACCTCCTCTCCGTGCTCGAGGCGATGGTCCTCGCCGCCGCGATCGGGGAGGTCCGCGTATGGCGGTGACCGCGCTGTGCGAGTTCTGGATGGCGATGGTGTACAGCTGCGACCATTGCGGGCTCAGGGTGCCGTTCCTGCTCGAAGATGGCTGCGAGGGGCCGCGCGACGGCGGCACCAAAATGGTGCCATGGCCTGAGCACTTCGCTCCGACCGGCGGCAGGAAGCCAGGCGATCTCTATCCTTGGCCGGTGACGGCAAGCGGCCGGCTCGTGCTGCCCGTCCCGTTCATCGCTGCTGCTTGCCCGCGCTGCCAGGATAAAGCCGACGGGGAGTCACGCGCACTTTCTCTACCCTGCCGATCCCGATGTCGCCCGACGCCTGCGGCGAGCCGGTGATACCGTCCGGGCTGGTGATCCCGCAATGACCGGAAAGCCAATGCTGTGGATCCCGGCTAACTGCGAGCTCGGGGACGGCCGGCCGATCGCCGGCGAGATCGCCGACATCAAGCTCTGCCTGCGATGCATCCTCGTCGCGCTCCGGATGGGCGAGCTCGAGCGTGAACGCCTGGCGAGGACCGCGGCATGAACGGGAGCCCCCGATTCATCACCAAGCCAGGATGCACGTGTGTCTGCGTGCACTGCGGGGCCGCACTCCAGCTCACGTGCCCGAAGGGACATCCCGCGGAGTACGTGATCGGCGAAGAGCCAACGCCGCACGCGGGTCACCTGCTTCAAAACGGCCCCCCGCCGGAGCGGAGAAAGAGCAAGAAGGTGAGGTGGGAGGCCCGGCCGGCGACCGGCATCTGCATCACGTGCAAAGCTGAGTTCACGCACGAGCGTCGGGCGGGTCGGCGCTCGGTGGAGTGCCCGGGATGTAGATCACAGAAGGTGGCGGCATGACCCCGCCGATGCCTGACACCGAGCGAGTGACACCCACCGAAGCCCCCGAGCGTATCTGGCTCCAGCCCACGACCGTCCCTTACGATCGGGGCGGCGAGTGGACGTGGTGCTGGCACGAAATCGGAGAGGGCGACATACCCGACGTTGAGTACGTCCGCGCCGACCGCGCACCAGTAGGCGCTACCCGAGAGGAGCCGTGCCACAACTGCACACCAGAAGAACGGGAGCACGGTAACTGCCCCTGCGTACAGCGCGAGGTCGGGAAGTGGCTGGAATCCCTCACATCTGCTACTGGTGGAGAGATAGACCATGAGCGCGACCGCGAGGTTGCGATTAAGTGGGCGCGGTATGTGGTCGAGCAGCATCCGCTGGCGCTTAATTCAAACAGCACGGCGCAGTCTATTGCTCGCGTCGTACTCGCCGCTCTACGTTCCTCACCCCCGCCAGCGAGCGGTAAGGCCAGCAATCCGTGGCGCAAGCTGGCTGCAGAGGCGTGTCGGTTTCTCAACCGCGAGCAGATTGAACAAGCGTCGAAGGCGGCGGGATGGTCAAGCACCTTCTGCGCTGGCGAACCGATGGGCATACCTACCGCTCCGAGCGGATGGAAACCTGCCGCATCCCTCGCAGCCCCGATACCCGTACTGACAGCGGAACAGGCAAAAATGTGCTACGAGGCCGTGGCGCGGTGGTTCAGGGACGGCCCCGATAGGGACGTAATACTCGCCAAGCTTCGCGCCCTCGCCTCTCCCGCCCTGACCACAGAGGAGCAGCCATAAATGGAAACCTACGAAACAGGCCGGCCGTGGGTGACATACACATATCCGTACTCCGACCGAAACTGGCGGCTTTGGTTGCTTGGTCGCACGGCTGTTGACGTGGAGTGTCTAATCTGCGGTGAGCGGGAGCGGCTGTCGCTCAAGATTCCGCGCTTCGGCCCCATTGTGGATAGAGGGCCGCATCCGTTGCGGACGCACTTTCTCGCAGCGCACAGACACCGGCTGCAAGCGACCGCGCCGGAAACGTGGAAGCTGCCACTCCGAAACATCGCCGCGCTCGGACGTGGTGACCTGCAAGGGCTGATGACTGACGTAGCAAATCGCGCCCGCTCTCTCGCCACCAACGAAATCACGGTGGAGGCATCCGATGTCTGACCGTATGATGGCAGGTAGTCCCGCCGGATGTGGCTGCGTTTTGCTCATCTGCCTTATAGTCGCCGCTGTCATGTGGTTGGGGGCTTTATGAGCGGCACCAGCGACCTTCCGTTGTTCGCCGACGCCCGGCCCCC is a window of Gemmatimonadaceae bacterium DNA encoding:
- a CDS encoding M20/M25/M40 family metallo-hydrolase, whose translation is MKAVRGLSLAVAMLACAPLPQTGDVITGSGGTSAAITPADLSMRMYAFAHDSMMGREAATEGGLKTARYLAAEAARMGLEPAGDGGSYYQLVPLTQRGYDEARQIKVDGQPLTLWAEYLPRDAGTTPRSLDGSTAIYGGNWGDTASLISRERAAGKVVVIMPAPGFPSLAGPPNRGAVTARFFNAAAIAVGGLEGLRANTIAALREGQTGLAQPAGSAPQAPLYMYVSAEAARKLLGGDPASLTPGHVGRAVSGQPAFGQIPLPIPTYNVVAKIRGNDPALAGQYVAFGAHSDHVGVGNAVDHDSLRAYNMVFRRGGAGPATARVSPEGMQRMRVILDSLRAIRPMRLDSIYNGADDDASGSVGLLEIAEAFAAQPVKPKRSLIFVWHMAEEMGLIGADWFTKNSTVPRDSIITAIVVDMIGRGTAADAEDGGPNYLQVLGSGRRSSELDATVNAFAARPEFNWQLDRSFDAPGHPEQFYCRSDHYMYARFGIPVAFFHTGSHVDYHMATDEAQYIDFDKLSKVSNFMKVLGENIANRDRPFVLDKPAPDPNAACRQ